A stretch of DNA from Lotus japonicus ecotype B-129 chromosome 4, LjGifu_v1.2:
gacaagttttcggaaaaggaaattttcctcctcccccctataggtcttggccacttttcacaattgtgggattcgatttttcttcgatcaaacttggttcctatgctatcattagccgtaactaagggtattctgaactcggaaaaattatcggatcaaaaactgtcgcaggggtattttggtcatgatttttaacttagaatttcaaaactgaaatcccaaaaagcaaatttgacagggacgtcaccaacgacgtttatgacaactaatcctactagcactaagctaaggcgatagttttcagcctaaaggttgaagctttactccaaaaatgggtatttgaggctaaaattgattccggcggaaatccggcggcataacggaaaatctaatccggcagaagtgatcttgggcatgtaaggaagatgtttagaatcaaaaatgaaatattcaggatagttttgcaaaaacctcaaaactatcagctcagaaaagtctacagaaaagctatggaaaaagcgatcagaggtaaggattagcgactatacatcgaaaccttgaagtagcaactgattaatcgacgatcaagcaaggattgaacaaaagctcttcttccttcctcttcaatggagctcgcgggtttgggagagaaatggaggagtttttgtaatttttctcacctttcttgctatatatagaggttggcaaaacgcggtaaaatgaaagtttcgcgaatctgatttttccggcgtcattctccgtgaattctaagataggttttggcaaaagaattccaaaactcaaaagatgtctccttgtatttttggcaactaatgcaaagtcggtgtaaaactattttacccgataagttgctttttgcatcgaatgtcggaatggaaaacttccttctgaagaaagattgaaatcatcaagagaaatgggtgtacgcatgtggaatcttcatttgatgttccgaatagaaaaagtcctcatagtcgggtgattctagagttttgaaataccagggtttcggtttcggcaaacttccgatgattggaatcggacgttcgtagatcctagagtttcgcctcgaaacgattgtgatatatggaaaaagagaagttctaacatttctctgaagatttttggaattaacttccatcgtgcctaaaagtgaaaactagctatatactagggtttctgacctaggtttaagcgtataacgatcgtgctataacttttatcgactttggtataatccttagacttttcctgaactttctccttcataaatttatttcatttagtaaactctagttcaggtttcccttcacgatacatcaacattaatcgtgaataggattctatttacttggcataagtttaaaaacttgggccttacattttccttcacgatacgtcaagcctaatcgtaaatggaaatctatcccacttattctaagcttaaaaacttgggtcttacaccctGTCTCAACATAGTTCCGCCATTGACTCCAGTGATGATTAATAAAACCAAATCTCACTAAATGTCCAGGgacgaaaaacatatttaacccgaAAATAAAATAGTTGAGGAATTTTCTGTTTCAAACTCTTGCACATGTGGTTTAGACATTTCAACTTTGAAAGCATCAAACTCCTTTTTCCTTTGCTTTGAGCAGATGCAGGTGTTACAGTTGGGCAAGCATCGTTCATGACCAACTTCATCAATAACTCCATCACCAAATGCTTCATTCCGGTTATTCCgaacttcatttttcttttgttcaatACTATCTAATGCCTCTTCCATTTTATGTCGAACATCATGAGGAACTTTCTTGCAAGAGCTTATTTGACCTGGTTTGCCCACAAAATGGTGCTTGATTCTATTTATGCCTCCGCCACTGTATGGTGTTCCACAATAGATGCAAGTGTACACATTGGTCTTTCCTTCCTTTTTAAATGCAAAATGCTCCCAAGCAGGATCCTTTTTCCCACGAACATTAGCAGCAGTTCTCGCCGCTTCATGTGTCCCAACAACATTAGGAGAAGCATCAATTGGAGTAGTATTTCTTCCATCATCCTACAATTAAAAGGTCATAATATTCATAGACAGCAAAAAGGACAACCAAATTGGAAatcaaaaaaattcattcaGAAGTTAGAACAGAGCACGTTAGAGCAAAGCACACAAATATACATAGAAATCATAGAACAAACTCAACAAAACATATAGTTATAATGTATAATTTAGAAATCATGGAACAAAACATATACTGAGAattcataacacatatgacaACAATAGATGattcaaaaaattattaaaaaatttgaacaaTAGAAAAATATAGAATAGAGATGAGAGAGTTGAGAAATTAAACCCCTAAGTATGGAAATCAAATAAAGAACAGCttgaaaagagaaaagagaaatcaTATGGAAGAATACCTGTTGAGTGGCAGCCAAGTGAGGAGCTTCATTCGCCTGATTCGGGTTCGACATTGCTTCTACTTATGTTTGCTCAGTTCCTCTGTTCGAACACTGTTGTGCCTGTTGCGTGCTGGACACAGTCGCCGCAGAGACCACCACTGTCTTCCGGAAACCACCGTCGCAGGGAGGGTGAAAGCCGTCGCTTTGGTTCGCGTTGTTTCACTCTCTacctttctatttttttttttttttgcttttgtttcaaaaaacaaaCAGAGATAGCAAAACGACGTCGTTCTGTGCCTTTGCAATTAGGGTGTGCTAATTTTCCcccaaaacgacgtcgttttgggCTGGTTCAACAGAACCGAGAAAAATTGGTCAACCCGCGGTGTTGAACGATTTGGCTGGTTCAACTCCGGTTCTCTGTACAACTGGTTTTCACAGTGTTCCGAACCGGTGTTGTGCCCGGTTCCCAACCGGATCGACTGATctggttttcagaacattggttTTACCCCAAGAAACAATGTGAAGGAACACAATAGAAAAACCAGAGCTTGTGGTGGCAATTgcaaaaaagaaaagcatcttgTTTTAATCCTTGAACAAAAGATCAAGAGTAAACAAAGTCTCAACAAGTTAGGAAAGGTAAGGAGCAGGGAGTCCTAGTTATTTTCAATTGTCAATTCTCATGCCTGAACACAAGTTTGGTAGAGGGCGctgttataatataatataaaattattcattcaacatttacccaacagcttaaacttttggtctaagtggttgtttgacatggtatcagaaccTCTATGACTTAGCGGTTTAGAGTTCGATCTTTGCTCCcttcactttctaattaaaaagtggaatttaagcacatggtaggtgagtctgtgcatttatccacgcttcaatcCCAATGATTCTTGCGTGAACCATTCATTCAGCCCTTACCAAACAGCTTAAACTGTTGGAATAAGTGGTTGCttaataagcgcttatgacataagcgcttattcataagctatttttaaaaatttattgaaataaattaaaactaaactgtatataagcataagctgttttttataagctatcttgagtagcttatgaaaataagctgaaaatagcttatggcctgccataagctgtttgcataagccctcccaaacactggcataagagtttatgctgtcagataagctcaaataagctcttccaaactgggccttaatCATAATGCCATGATCATTCATGCGTTAACACATGGGGTGGATCATGAGGAGTTATAAACTAACAATGACAACGAAACAACTAAAGTAAAAAATGACCACAAACTATATTTTTGCAGTTCAGATATCTACATGTACCGGTCATATTTGAATATTCGTTAGCGCAAATATAAACGGACGCTAGATCTTACTTTAAGGTAGTGGTAGAAACTATTTATAGATTGTGAACCGAAAGTTCATGTTGTACTCAATTGATATCCAAACAAACATATAAGTTATGAAGTCAGCTAGGGCCAAGTATCAGTTTCTGTAGGAAGATTCAGACTTTTGCCTAACTAACAATACTTCACGGCAACATCAACAGAAAGGACCATTTCAAAGTCCGGTGATTCAGTTGGTACAATAGAATCACGTAACACGTTTCTGATATTCTCAAATATAGTATTATCAGTTTCCACTCCTAAGTCAATATTTTCCGCACAAGTTCAGGAACACCAGATGCACatgttaaattaaaatattacagAAACATAAAGAACAAGCTCCCCATTATAATAACACAAGTAGCAAGATCATCTTATTTGTAGGAATCTAATATTATAAGGAATGAACAGGATTACAGGGTTTCATTCATTGATACAAGATTgccaaatctcttcaaacagtAATGCATCTTCAAAGAATATGCCTAACCAGGTTGGAACCAAATTGATTGCTTTAACAGGCTCCAATAATATGGCTGATTTTTCCTTCTCTGCTGAAAATTAAACAGCAGAAGGAACAAAAACAAATGTGCAAACAGTGTTATCAATCTCGGATAGCGGCGCGTAGCAGGCAGCCCCAAAAATGCCATAGTGATATAGCGCATAGCAGGATGGTTGCTATactgatttttttataaaatttatataatttaactatatgcatatataaatgCTCAAAAATACTGAAAATTCATGACAGTCATAATTATAAAAGGTCATGTATCTTAAACAAAATAATCAAGTACCCATAAAAGCCAAGGTAACCAAGAAGTTTAAGCCTCTAATGCTTAAACTAAACTGCCTAAAATCATGAAAATACCCCCACAAATGCCAACATTAACTTTTTGAAGGCACATTTTGGGTTTTTATCAGTTTCACCAAATAGCGGCCAAATAGCGCCGCTTATGGCCGCTTTTTCCACCGCTATAGCGGCCGCAACAGCTACTACAATGAACTGCACCGTTACACACTGACCCTACAACTAGTAGGGGCCGCTAAGCACAATACTATAGCGCGCTATTGACAAATATGCAGAGATAGAATTAACTAAAGTACTACACTGCATATAATCTATACATAAAGGTGTTTGATTATCCCCCAACAATGTACCCATCTCAGCACATAATATGCAAACTCAATCAGAACTTCAGGATCAGAAGAGAACAAAAAAAACAGAATACCACTTTCATTGGATATTGCAGGGGATTATTGTATAGTGTATACATCCCTAATTGCAATGATTTCATAAATATAAATCACAATTTCTTAAGGGAATAATTTTCAATTCTGTAAAACAACAATAATCTAGTTTTGCCTGTAAGCAATGTAATTAGCTAAAGCAATCAAAGGAGCAGCTTTATGAGGATCAAACCCAATGAGTTGTTCCTGTGCATCACGGTTCAACTTCTCAGCAAACTCCTTGGACTTCTCTATCCCCAAAAGCTTGGGGTAAGTAACCTTATCAGCCACCAAATCTTTTCCAGCAGTTTTCCCCAATTCCTGTGAAGACTTTGTCACATCAAGAATATCATCAACCACCTGAAACAACAATCCAATGCAGCTAGCAAATTTCCTCAGCCTCTCAACCTCTGCATCAGACCCACCACCGAGAATGGCACCGAGAACAACCGCACCTTCAAGCAACGCCGCGGTTTTGTGGAGATGAATAAACTCGAGCCtctcaagtcccacatcggataAGCCTTCAGAATTGATGTCGACGACCTGGCCGGCGACGAGACCCTCGGAGCCGATGCACTTCGCGAGTTCCCCGACCGCCCGGACAACCCTCGCCGGCAAAACGCCGGCGGTGGCAACGGCGATATGCTCGAAGGCGAAGGCGAGAAGCGCGTCGCCGGCGAGGACCGCCACGTCCTCCCCGAAAACCTTATGGTTCGTCGGCTTCCCTCGCCGGAGATCGTCGTTGTCCATACAAGGGAGGTCATCGTGAATGAGCGACATGGTGTGGATCATTTCAAGCGCGCACGCCGCCGGCATCGCCATGGGCTCAGTCCCTCCGACGAGCTCGCAGGCGGCGAGGCAGAGAACCGGCCTGACTCTCTTCCCGCCGGCGAGGAGCGAGTACCGCATCGCTTCATGGATCTTGACAGGGTCCCGGAGCGAAACGGCGTCGTCGAGGGCCTGGTTAACCTGGGTGGCTTTCTGAATCATGTAGGACTTGAAATTGAAAGTGGGTTTCTCTTCCTCAGCCTCCAGCGTCTCCTCCTTGGTCAGCACCGCGGAAAccgtggaagaagaagaaagctgttGCCTCTGCGGCTTTGCAGGGATAATCGGCGAAATGGGTATCTTCCTAAGGCCATGGTAGAGGTAGAATGTTGGGGATCTGGATCTGGTGGCATGGTTGAAGACGAAACTTGGGCGTGCCCATGTGTTGAGATTCACAGCACTCATATTGGGGGTTCTGAATTTGAGTTTGAGGTTTGGTTAATTTCTTAATTGTGAACACTTTATATAGTGTTGGAATTAGAAGAAGggtttgaaggtggtggttGTATGAGGGTGTGATTAGAACTAGAAGTGCATTGGTGTTTATTGAAATGGAGTTAGGGAAGGAGAATGGAAATTAGGGAACTCAGTGAGATGTACAAGGGTGGGAGAGTGGGGGTGATAGGCAAATAGTGCAGATAAGCAGTATCTACCAATGAGATAGTGACCAAGATAGGatcatataatatatatatatataggaggtGGGATTAGATGATTTCCAACTTTCAAGGCACAAAAGAATCTAGTATTGTGTTATTACACACTCCCTCGATTTCTTGTCCTTTGTGTTATTGGTTTTGTGTGGCCCGTGATCTAGATGAGAGCACGACAAAATATAGGAGTatggaaagtttttttttaaggtaaattagttgttagtaatgttgtAAAACAATAGTCTCTCTTATGGTTTTAACATGGACTCTTCATTTTTTATCCCACTCAATTCTTATGTTTTctagctcttatcacttgagttaAGGCTCGGAGACAAGTGTATGGAAAGTGAGTTGAGGTTTGAAAAGTATGATATGATTGAAAGTTAGATAatacatgatatgataagagcaatAGACTCATCTTATCTTATATTTAAGTTAGGCATGGTAATAattgaatataatataaataatgaaaattttattaaatttccctttgaaataaaaattgtacaaaacataattttttaaaaagtgaaaacctattaaatttaatttttatattttttataaatgaaCCTATGTTTTAAAGgtaatgaaaaattaaattaatttttattaattagcctacttttttatttttttaaggtgcatgttttaattaaaattatataggTAACCAATCAACAGTACTGGAAAGTAATAAACAATAAAAGtcaatcaaattttaaaatgttattaaaaatgtttttttaaagtactttatatttaaattcttaaatattattatataagtagagaaataattttaaatagtagcatatgataatataaaattagtctatatttactattattttatcaatttttataaGTGAGCAGTCTATTTTACTTTTAgtgaataattattttatttatttttattataatatcaAAAAATAATGTTAACTAAGTAGTAGGAAGTGAGAatgaaaattttattattttatatgaataaatccaatatttttaccatttataaattagtttaattttaattaaatttatgagtaaataaattattttagcCTAGAAATAAAAAGTAGTAATTGAAAATAATAAGACTAGTAATTTTGTATATgcacaaaattaaaattatgtaaattatataaatataatttaatacgAGATGAGGGTACGGAAAAAGAATGAAAATTTGTTATTCTATCTTGTCATATTAAGTTCTAACTCTACCTCCATTTTCAGATAACGTTTACACATG
This window harbors:
- the LOC130712049 gene encoding geranylgeranyl pyrophosphate synthase, chloroplastic-like, producing the protein MSAVNLNTWARPSFVFNHATRSRSPTFYLYHGLRKIPISPIIPAKPQRQQLSSSSTVSAVLTKEETLEAEEEKPTFNFKSYMIQKATQVNQALDDAVSLRDPVKIHEAMRYSLLAGGKRVRPVLCLAACELVGGTEPMAMPAACALEMIHTMSLIHDDLPCMDNDDLRRGKPTNHKVFGEDVAVLAGDALLAFAFEHIAVATAGVLPARVVRAVGELAKCIGSEGLVAGQVVDINSEGLSDVGLERLEFIHLHKTAALLEGAVVLGAILGGGSDAEVERLRKFASCIGLLFQVVDDILDVTKSSQELGKTAGKDLVADKVTYPKLLGIEKSKEFAEKLNRDAQEQLIGFDPHKAAPLIALANYIAYRQN